Within the Alteromonas sp. M12 genome, the region CTTTCTCCTGACAATGAGACTCGACTTATATTTAATACAAAAGTGATCGGCCTTACTGAGTCCCGAATTCAGTCTTTTTGGGCGCAGATGCGCTTTACCGGTCGTAAAAAAGAACCTAAAGAAGTCGGTTCCGAAGCCGAACTTTTAGAATATCTAAAAAATAACGAAGGTTCTTTGGGCTATTTCGGAACTGATGTTGATATTCCTAGCGAGTTGACGGTAATACTGACAATCAACTAAACAGAATTGCAGTACTGCCTATTTGTGATTTTAGGTTATTTAAGTATCTTGTATGCCCACTCTATTTTTTTGCATATTTCCACATCCCCGCCTTTATCGGGATGATGTTTATGGAGCATTTTTCGATAGTTAAATTTTAACTTAGCGATATCATAGTTAGCCTCCAGCCCTAACAATGTTAATGCCGCCTGTTTATCTTTGCGATTAACCTGCGCGAAGCTAACCTTCATCTGCCTCCAAAATGATGCCAACATCTCTTGCACATCATTTTCTGAGGTTGAATCAAAGTTTTGCCAATCCAAATAATAGTCTTTTAGGGGATCAAGCTTTTCAATCGATAAACTCGTATTTTCCAATGGGGATAGCACTATTGTACTTACATTAATTCGCAACATTCCATGCCCCTGTCTCAACCAGCGCTCTTGCAACAAGTATAAGTGATGGAACAATACAAAATGACAACGAAAGAGCGTTAGAGGCTCCCTGAGAGCCTCTTTGTCAAATATTGAATAGGGAGGACGCTGAAGCAAAGTTATAATATCGTACTCGCTAATAGCGCGCTTACGAGCAAGCAATAAATCTTCGAGTGTATCCAGCAGTTGTTGATTTTGCCACAAAATATTCGTTCACTTGATGATGGAATAAAACACGAATTCTATGCCATTTAACACCGCAAAAAATTGATTCTCAACTATATTTAGCCTACCAACTTTGTGCGCCCCAATAATGACGATTTTGCCCTATTTCTTCTTAAAATAAGGCGCTACCGCTTGTTTAAATTCATCAGAACCTAATTGATTAGCAAATTCGATATTTTCTTTGCTCATCTGGTCGTTGATGATTTCTCTTTGGGGATCTCGGATTAGTGCTTTACTTTTCATCACCGACTTAATAGGTAAGCTAGCTATATGCTGACTTAACTCGGCAGCAAGAGTCGCCAAATTATCATCTGTAGTCACTCTAGAAACTAGACCAAAATTCAGTGCTTCAGCGCTACTGAGAGTTCGACCTGCCAGTAAAATGTCATTCGCAACTGCATGGCCAACAATACTTGGCAGCAAAATGGATGATGCTGCTTCAGGCACTAACCCTAACTTGGTAAAAGGGGCTGTAAAAGAAGCGGATTCTGAAGCCAAAACAATATCGCAATGCAATAACATGGTTAAACCGATACCTATGGCTTGTCCATTTACTGCAGCGATCAATGGTTTATTCATCTTCGCTAGGCCGCGCAAAAACAACTGTACTGGTGTGGCATCAGTCATTTCCATCTGCAAAAAGTCTTTTAAATCGTTTCCTGCAGTAAAAGTGTTACCTTCAGCACTTATCAAAACACAATGAATCTCATCATCGGTTAAGCTTCTTTC harbors:
- a CDS encoding DNA-J related domain-containing protein, with translation MWQNQQLLDTLEDLLLARKRAISEYDIITLLQRPPYSIFDKEALREPLTLFRCHFVLFHHLYLLQERWLRQGHGMLRINVSTIVLSPLENTSLSIEKLDPLKDYYLDWQNFDSTSENDVQEMLASFWRQMKVSFAQVNRKDKQAALTLLGLEANYDIAKLKFNYRKMLHKHHPDKGGDVEICKKIEWAYKILK
- a CDS encoding enoyl-CoA hydratase-related protein, which produces MQEIITTLENNVLTMTFNRPAQKNAINQQMYAELAKGLERSLTDDEIHCVLISAEGNTFTAGNDLKDFLQMEMTDATPVQLFLRGLAKMNKPLIAAVNGQAIGIGLTMLLHCDIVLASESASFTAPFTKLGLVPEAASSILLPSIVGHAVANDILLAGRTLSSAEALNFGLVSRVTTDDNLATLAAELSQHIASLPIKSVMKSKALIRDPQREIINDQMSKENIEFANQLGSDEFKQAVAPYFKKK